The Synechococcus sp. CC9605 sequence GCTCACAGGCGTGCATCTCAAGTTCAACCAGCGGGCTCTGGAAGCGGCTGCCACCGATGGTCACCGCCTTGCTGTGCTCAATGTTGAGGATGCCCTGCAGGATGAGGCCGTCACCGACGCCGTTGATGACGACGGTTTCGCGGTGACACTCCCATCGCGCTCGCTGCGGGAGGTGGAGCGGCTGATGGCGTCCTGGCGGTCCGATGAACCGGTCAGTTTGTTCTGTGATCGCGGCCAGGTGGTGTTTCTTGCGGCCGACCAGATGGTCACCAGTCGCACCTTGGAAGGCACCTATCCCAATTACGGCCAGCTGATCCCTGACGGCTTCGCCCGCACCTTTGGAATGGACCGTCGTGCCTTGATCGCCGCTTTGGAGCGGATTGCTGTGCTTGCTGATCAACACAACAACGTTGTGAAGTTCAGCAGTCAGCCTGAGGACGGTGTTGTTCAGATCAGCGCCGATGCGCAGGATGTGGGCAGTGGTTCCGAGTCGCTTCCCGCCAACTTGGAGGGTGACGCCATGCAGATTGCCTTCAACGTTCGCTATCTGCTGGATGGCCTCAAAGCCATGGGCTCTGATCGAATTGTTCTGCACTGCAATGCCCCCACCACGCCAGCCGTGCTCCGTTCCGATGACGCGTCCGAAGCCTTCACCTATTTGGTGATGCCCGTTCAGATCCGTTCCTGATGTGTCGCTACCGGATCAGCTGCTTCTGAGTGATCTTCTGAGTCACACGGTCCGTTGTGATCTGGGCCTTGATCACGGGCCAGGGGTCATGGCTTGGATGCATCCGCCGGTGCATCGTTTGCTCGGTTGGGTAAGTCGCCCATCGGCCCTGCGCATGTCACGGGATGTGTGGCGTTTGAACCAGTGTTGTGGTTTGAGCGATCAACAGGTGTTCGTGCGTGGCGAACCGGCGGTCACCGATCAGGTGACCTTGGAGCGCTTGCCGACGCTGATGGATGCAGCCTTGCTGGATCGCGACGGTGAGCGGATCGGCAGCGTTGTGGACCTTGATTTTCGACCTGCTGATGGCGCGATTCTTCACTACCTGATCGCCCGCAGCGATCCGCGTCTACCAGGAAGTTCCCGATGGCGTTTGGCTCCCGATCGCATCCTTGATCAACAACCGGGTCAGATCCAAACCGGCCTGATGGGATTGGATGATCTGCCGATGGCCCGCGCCAGCGTTCGTCAGGATCTGCTCCAACGCACCCAACACTGGCGAGACCAGTTGCGGTCAATGGGTGACCGTGCAACCGATCGTCTGGAGGGTTGGTTGGACGACTCGCCCATCGATGAGCTGCGATCGGAAAGCGTGCGCTCTACAGCCGACGACGACGTCGAACCAGAGGGCGTGTCCGGACCAGAGGTCTGGGACGAAGAAAGCTGGGACGAGACCTCCTCCCGACGCCGTCGCGAGGATGAAGACCCCTGGGTCTGACGGGCGGTCGGCAACACTGGGGGGAGGTGCTCCGCGATTCGTGGTTTCCTCCCCTGCGTACGACATAGCTGCAGCCCTGAAGCAGGAAGGGCTCAAGCCCAGTGACTGGGATGAGATCTGTCGGCGGCTCGGCCGCGAGCCGAATCGAGCCGAACTGGGCATGTTCGGCGTGATGTGGTCCGAACACTGCTGTTATCGCAATTCCCGGCCGTTGCTGAGTGGCTTCCCCACGGAGGGGCCACGCATCCTGGTGGGTCCCGGTGAAAACGCTGGCGTGGTCGATCTCGGAGGGGGCCATCGGTTGGCCTTCAAGATCGAAAGCCACAACCACCCCTCCGCCGTTGAACCCTTTCAGGGGGCCGCAACAGGGGTGGGCGGCATCCTGCGCGACATTTTCACGATGGGAGCTCGTCCGATCGCGTTGTTGAATGCCCTGCGCTTCGGTCCCCTTGAGGATCCCGCCAACGTTGGCCTGATGGAAGGTGTTGTGGCGGGCATTGCCCATTACGGCAACTGCGTTGGGGTGCCGACGGTGGGTGGTGAGGTGGCTTTTGATCCCTCCTATTCCGGCAATCCGCTGGTGAATGCCATGGCCCTCGGGTTGATGGAGACCGAGGAGATCGTCAAATCCGGCGCGATCGGCGTCGGCAATCCTGTGGTGTACGTGGGCAGCACCACCGGCCGGGACGGTATGGGGGGAGCCAGCTTTGCCAGCGCTGAGCTCAGTGCTGATTCCCTGGATGATCGCCCCGCCGTTCAAGTGGGTGATCCGTTTCTGGAGAAAGGGCTGATCGAAGCCTGTCTTGAGGCGTTCGCCAGTGGTGATGTGGTGGCCGCTCAGGACATGGGCGCCGCTGGTCTCACCTGCAGCTGTTCGGAAATGGCTGCGAAAGGGGGCCTGGGGGTGGAACTGGACCTGGACCGAGTTCCGGCCCGTGAAACCGGGATGACGGCCTACGAGTTCCTGTTGTCGGAATCCCAGGAACGGATGTTGTTTGTGGTGAAGGCTGGCCGGGAGGATGCCTTGATGCAGCGGTTCCGTCGCTGGGGCTTGCAGGCGGCGCTTGTGGGCAAGGTGCTCCAGGAACCGATTGTGCGGGTGTTGCATCACGGTGCCGTCGCCGCTGAGGTGCCGGCCACGGCTCTTGCCGATGACACGCCGATTGAAAAACATGCCCTCTTGCAGGAGCCCCCGGCAGATCTTCAGGCGCTCTGGGGTTGGACCGAGCAGGAGCTTCCGGTGCTGAGCGATGCCGCGGCAGCCCTGCTGCAGCTTCTGGATGACCCCACCATTGCGAGCAAGCAGTGGGTTCACCGTCAGT is a genomic window containing:
- the dnaN gene encoding DNA polymerase III subunit beta; translated protein: MKVVCSQSELNGALQLVSRAVATRPTHPVLANVLLTADAGSNRLSLTGFDLSLGIQTSLAASVEISGAITLPARLLGEIVSRLSSDSPVTLAVDDSGEQVQLTSLSGSYQMRGMSADDYPDLPMVESGMTLKLQPERLVQALKGTLFASSADEAKQLLTGVHLKFNQRALEAAATDGHRLAVLNVEDALQDEAVTDAVDDDGFAVTLPSRSLREVERLMASWRSDEPVSLFCDRGQVVFLAADQMVTSRTLEGTYPNYGQLIPDGFARTFGMDRRALIAALERIAVLADQHNNVVKFSSQPEDGVVQISADAQDVGSGSESLPANLEGDAMQIAFNVRYLLDGLKAMGSDRIVLHCNAPTTPAVLRSDDASEAFTYLVMPVQIRS
- the purL gene encoding phosphoribosylformylglycinamidine synthase subunit PurL, with translation MVSSPAYDIAAALKQEGLKPSDWDEICRRLGREPNRAELGMFGVMWSEHCCYRNSRPLLSGFPTEGPRILVGPGENAGVVDLGGGHRLAFKIESHNHPSAVEPFQGAATGVGGILRDIFTMGARPIALLNALRFGPLEDPANVGLMEGVVAGIAHYGNCVGVPTVGGEVAFDPSYSGNPLVNAMALGLMETEEIVKSGAIGVGNPVVYVGSTTGRDGMGGASFASAELSADSLDDRPAVQVGDPFLEKGLIEACLEAFASGDVVAAQDMGAAGLTCSCSEMAAKGGLGVELDLDRVPARETGMTAYEFLLSESQERMLFVVKAGREDALMQRFRRWGLQAALVGKVLQEPIVRVLHHGAVAAEVPATALADDTPIEKHALLQEPPADLQALWGWTEQELPVLSDAAAALLQLLDDPTIASKQWVHRQYDQQVLANTVVSSGAADAAVVRLRPQQGNGSMAASNRGVAATVDCPNRWVALDPERGAQAAVAEAARNLSCVGAEPLAVTDNLNFPSPETPKGFWQLAMACRGISDACRTLNTPVTGGNVSLYNETKQDDGTMQPIHPTPVIGMVGGVDDISRVTCLAWQQPGDAIFLIGVPPEDGADPSLGLAGSAYQQQTLGSLAGRPPKPDLAIEAAVGSLVREAIAQGLLASAHDCSDGGLAVALAESCIASDLGISVTLSTGSARLERVLFAEGGSRVIVSVNAASFPAWEQLIGSNPALCVTQLGSVTLEARLVIRSESAVQLDLEVERCAAVFRDALPRRMHSE